The nucleotide sequence CTTGGAACCTTGATGTAGCCATCTCTATCTTctgaaattgtaaataaaaaaaaaaaaaaaaaattNAATTCAGATTATGTGAGAGACTGATGATTACATGAGACAGTTAACATGAATGTCAACCTAAGTGTGATAAGTAAAATACTTGAATCAGAGAGTCACATACATTTTAAAAGACTTTGTATCTCAACATAAAGACAAGTCTTATCATATATACACAGAATTTGATTGGAGAATCAAAGATACATATAATTCAACGTAAAGCCAAATCTTACACAAGCATATGAAGAATCAAACCCGGAGCCctcgaaattagggtttttatttttgtgggaaAACCTACTCGAATTGGAGTTACTTGAAAAATCACAATACAACTTTCGATTTACCAATCTAAAGCAATTATGACGAATTTAGGTGAAAGTGTCTTGTAACAGACAGAAAGAGAACATTTAGGTTAAAATCAATCTTGTGATGTGATTGCTCTCATTAAGTAAATTGAGATCGAGACAAACCTGGGGGATTCGAACAGGaaaaaaatcgaagaagaagctgattgCTCCCAATTGAGCCGAGTTGGTGAGGGGAATAAAAAAGACAGACAGACGGAACAGAAAGAGAGAGGGCAACAACACAACACAGAGTACAAAAGTCAAAAGCCTTATTGGGTTTTTGGgctttttcacttcttttttttctttggtcaaatgaaaaaaataaattaattaagggaGAACGTTCGGTTAGCCAAACCGGAAGCTTTCaatttgaaaaatatgagataaacaaaatttgaaaaaaaaaaaaaaaaatcttaaaatgcAAAAACGTTTCTAAGGCATGGAAAAACATTGGTTAATTTTGCGATGTCATTTCCACTAGCTAGCTCCGAACAACATCTATGGGTTGGAAGGCTACCAATTAAGTATCAGCTTCATGCTCATGCATGAGGCATGATCGATGCtccatgatcatatcatacatGTCATAGGACCATACTAGTGATTTTAGTTCCCCATTGAAgaacgaaagaaagaaagatttggtctctaaaattttagttcCTACTAGCTAGGATACGAAGTTACTAAGTTACGAACATCAATGGTTcatatttttgatgaaaaaaatctAACCTAATTAATGCTAAACTACATTAAAAATTGCCACTTTGCCAGGCCATGCGGAACACCGgaagtttttagttttagtgGATACTTGAATAACGTACTATGCCGAAGTTGTACTCCTTTTGTGCTATATACAACATCTGAAGGTTCTCGAATTaatctcttaaaaaaaacattttggcaTGGATGGAAACACTGAAAATATCCAAAGTTTATATATGTCCTGGTAGacctgttttttcttttcttctttgtctatTTCGATCGAGAGGTGATTTAGAAAGTCAACCGACTGCAGTTGTTTGTCTCTTCTCGAGACATTAGGAATTTAGGACATATCAAAGATTTCTTCACAAACAGTAATTTAGTTAGGTCTctctttgttaaaattgtttaatatcCTATTTTTGGTAAACAGTCTCATTTtactaaaatattgtttatttaactACAAATGTGAAAccataataagaaaataattttgaataataaaaagtaaaacaaaacaaaaaagaaaacttccaacttaaaatattaaaaaggaaaaaaccaaaattataaagaaaacttccaaaaaaaaaaaacattagtttcCCAtaattattctctttgttttccgtttcttcaaatatatattagtttccgggggaggcaaaaaaaaaaaatcacacaattCAATTGAAAGAAgacaagagagaaaagaagatatGGCGTTGCAGAGATCAACAGCGTCGTTTAGGAGACAAGGATCGTCGGGACTCATCTGGAATGACAGGTTCATGAGTGGAGAGATTCGTCCCAACGTGGAAAGACAAGAAGAATTGAGCAACGATCATCGTGACGGATCAATGGCGGCTAGTACGCCTCCAACGGTGCAACGTAGCGCATCAGACGGAGGACGTGGCCATGGTGGCGCAAGAGTACTTGGGGAGATATCTCCAGCTTTGGATCCACCTTCTCCTAAGATATCTTCCGTTGGTTGTggcttttgttctttgttttcgtCTAACGGCCGGAGAGGAAGAAGCAAATCGAGGTAGGACTTAGGAGAAAGATCAAGCGCCTGGAAGTTTATAATTAGATTATCAATAAGTTgtaattaattcatatttattaatcaCAACAATTGATCATGATGACATTATATTCAGGATTTGGTTATGTTCTTCTCGTTtgtgcaaaacaaaaattcgAAATCTTGATGGACTAAAGcgaagattttttattttttttggtttatgatatgACGTTTACgaatgtgttttgtttgtgggTTATCATCGGTTTCTCATGTAAAAGAGGTTTCTTCGAATTAGTTTTGGAATGAGTCATTGTGTGCTAAAGCCGGAGACCAAATAGTTTGAATGGTCTTTCTGAATGTACATAGTGGGTATATGATACGTAGCGAAAATATATCAGGTAATGTATAAAGACAATTGaaaaattctattataatttatagctTTCTTGATTGGTgaaatcacaaaacaaagatCCAGAAAAGATGAAAACATGACAAGAACTTTTACTTGTAAACCCGATCGAGCGTGGTGGTACGTAAGCTGACTATGACCAATTAAGGAAATTTTTTGGATACACCCCTCGGTTTGGATTCCACCGTACGTGTGTTAATATTGTGCAATGACACTTGGTTACTTAGGTTTCGGACCGGatacttttgtttgttgttggttaATGGAAGACTCTTGACCAAAAATATGCTAACTCTCCCGGAATTAGTTAGGCGTTTCGATGAAACTCATATTTCCAAATCCAATGCtaagttctttttttattaaatctaTAAACAAAAACTTCTCTTCGGCTACTCGTTGTATTAGACGTCCTCTTAGGAATAAAACTTTGGTGTTGTACAAGACTCAAAAGTGTTGTTTAATTACAACGAGGAATAATATAGAAGTGGAAATCAAGTACCAACGATTCTTTTTTGCTACATCAAGCTCTCCTAAAGGAACTCCCCCTACTATAAGTTTTTCGAAATTGAGATTCTAATGTATGTTTATAGAGTCTGAATATTAAGATTAAGAATTATAAAAGATATCTCCTTTTATTAGCTTTGAAACTCACTCAAAACAAagcctctcaatctctctctctcaaattcatACATCAATCTCTCATCAATGTATCTCTATTTAtataacaccaaaaacaaaaaccaaatcctaTTAGGAATCCTTCTATGCCTAGATATCTCCTAAACATATTTGATCTTATCTTCCTTAACCATTGCTCGGTTAAGTAATTAACTTACTCCTCAAGTTAAACCTCAAGCTTATCCAACAATCTCCCCCATAAGCTTGAAACTCTTCTTCATGACTTCTTGCACACCTATGTGAACTCTCATTTCCTTGAACCTGTTCTTCTCAAGTGCTTTTGTAAGAATGTCAGCTCTCTGTGCGACTCCAGGAATGTGCTCCACTGCGATCAATCCATTCTCGATGCATTCTCTTATGAAGTGGTATCGCCGGTGAATGTGCTTGCTTTTCCCGTGGAAGACAGGGTTCTTCGTGAGGGCGATTGCAGATTTGTTATCGACTAGAATTGTCACTGACTCACTCTCGGTCCCATTGATCTCTGCAATCAGGTCCTGCAACCATATCGCCTGTTTAGCTGCCTCAGTGGCTGCCATGAATTCAGCTTCACAAGAGGAGAGAGCTACAACTTGTTGCTTCTGAGAACACCAAGTAATAGGACACTcgttaaaatagaaaatgtgaCCTGCAGTACTCCTTCCATCATCCGGATCAACACTCAAGCTGCTGTCACTAAATCCTATCAACCCTGTCTTGTTCCCACGCTTGAAATAGAGACCATGCGAGCAGGTTCCCCGTAGATAACGTAAAATTTGCTTAAGTGCGACTCCGTGTGACTCTCTTGGTTCCTGCAAATACCTGCTCAGAACTCCTATAGGATACGACAAGTCTGGCCGTGTATGGAGCAAATATCTAAGGCACCCAATAATTCTACGATAGTTCTTCTCATCAACCTGCTTTTCATGTCTTGCTTTACAAAGCTCCAGACCAAACTCCATAGGGATAAGGACAGAATTGCAATCACTCATTCCTGTCTCAGCAAGAATTTTCTTCACGTAGCTTTCTTGTCTTAATATGATTCCATCCTTCTCTTGAAACACCTCTATACCAAGGTAATAGGTAAGCTTCCCTAAGTCACTCATTTCAAACTTCTTTGCCATTCCCCTTCTAAAATCCAGTATGATCTCTAAGCTTGAGCCAGTAACAAgcaaatcatccacataaacagCCACAATGAGAAGATGACCTCGTTCTTGCTTTCTGTATAAGGAGGGTTCCTTGGAGCATTTTTCAAACTTCAATTCCAACAGAATCTTATTTAGCTTAGTGTTCCaagcccttggagcttgttttaGACCATAAAGGGCTTTGTGTAACTTATAAACCTTCTCTTCCTTCCCTTGAGTAACAAAACCTTCTGGTTGACTAACATACACATCCTCTCTTAACTCACCATGAAGAAATACAGTCTTAACATCCAGATGATGTAGTTCCCATCCATTCGAAGCTGCTAGAGCAATGATGAAGCGTATCGTTTCAATGCGAGCCACAGGTGCGAACACTTCTTCAAAGTCTATTCCATGTCTCTATACATAGCCTTTTGCCACCAGCCTTGCTTTGTACTTGTTTATGCTATTGTCAGAGTTACGTTTTATTTTGAACACCCACTTTAAGCCAATTGCCTTACATCCAATCGGAAGATCAACGAGACTCCAAGTTTTATTCTTAGTAATTGATGCAATTTCTTCCTCACACGCATCTCTCCATACCTGTAGCTCCATTGCTTCTTCGAATAACGATGGTTCTCCATTGATAGTAAGCAACAAATGTTCTCCCTCAAGTTCTGCTATCAAAACATAATCTTTCAAGTAGTTCGGTTTTCCTGCTTGTCTGCTCGATCTTCTTAACACAACAGCAGATTGAGACGGTTCTTGTGCTTCTTCTATCACCGGTTCTAACTCTCCTGCAGAACCATCATCAGATTCATCGCCTGCATCATCTTTTTCTCGATCACCCTctctgttttcctctgtttctgcaGTCTCGTTTTTATCTCTAATCCCATTATTTCCATAGTTTCCAAAACTAAGAGTGAACATCCCTGAATCCAAAGCTGATTCTTCTGAATTTCTCCACATCCAGCTCTTGTTTTCATCAAAGACAACATCCCTACTTACAACGATCTTTCTTTTAACAGGATCAAGAAGTCGATATGCTTTGGAACCAGGCTCTGTTCCAAGGTTGACAAGCATCCGCGATCTGTCATCCAGCTTCTTGAGGTGTGGAGTCTCAGTTTTTGCAAAACAAATACAGCCAAACACACGGAGATGTTCtaagtttggtttcttcttcttaagtgcTTCGTATGGTGTTAGATTCTCCAATACTCTCGTTCCCACTCTGTTGATTAGATAGGTTGCATGTCTTATCGCCTCTCCCCATAGATAGTTTGGCATGTTCATGTGCTTTAGGATGCTTCGAGTCATCCCTAACAAAGTCCTGTTCCGTCTCTCAACTACTCCGTTTTGTTGCGGTGTGTAGGGTGCAGTAAGATGTCTGTTGATTCCTTCCCTTTCGCAAAACATTTGAAACTCTTGAGATATAAATTCTCCTCCTCTGTCTGTTCGAAATGCCTTGATAGTGTTTCCAGTCTCAAGTTCAATAGCggatttgagttttttaaacTTCTCGAACGCCTCACTCTTCTCATTCAGGAGATTTGACCACATATAGCGAGAGTAGTCATCAATCAACACGAAAATGTACCTCTTTTTCGCAGCTGTAGTTGGAGAAATAGGTCCACAGAGATCTCCATGAACAAGCTCTAAGGCTTGTTTCGCTCGATAGGATGTTGATTTCGGGAATGCTTGTCTCGCTTGTTTTCCAAATAAGCATGAAGCACATGTTTCTCCTCCTTTTGGAACACTTGGTATCCCGGTGACTAACTCTTTTACTACCATCTTCTTGATAGTTTCATAGTTGATGTGTCCTAAACGAGCGTGCCACTTTGTTGAATCATTCAAACCTGCAATCTGCAGACATCTTGAATTCTCGACCTCTAAATTCACCTTATAGAGTCTGTTTCTTGACCGAGTAGCTCTTACCAATAGATTCCCGTCACCATCATGCAAGGTTAGAAAATCTTTTCTCATTCGTACATCGCATCCTGACTCAGTAGCTTGTCCTAAGCTGATGATGTTGCTTTTAAGATCTGGGATGAAATAGACCTCTGCCAATATCTTTTGTTCTCCATTCTTGGTGATAAATAGGATCGAGCCTTTACCTTTTATATCAACAAGTGAGTCATCACCAAAACGAACCTTTCCCGTGATTCTTGTGTCGAGCTTGTTAAACCATGACCTATTACCTGTCATGTGATTGCTGGCGCCATTATCAAGGTACCAGACCTTGTCTAAGGATGCTTCAAGTTCTTTCGGTTTTACATTCTTTTCATTGAGATACACCATCTCGTGCATCAAAAGAGATTCTGCTTCATgtgtatcatcttcttctttctcctgcAGTTCCTAAAGTTTAATCAATTTAAGCAAACGATCTGGACACTCGGAGGCGTAATGTCCCAGTTTGTCGCATCGAAAGCATGTTATCTTAGTCTTATCCCTTTGCTGATAACCATACTCCCTCGGTTGATAGCCAAAACGACCACTGTTGAATCTTCCGCGACCCCTACCATGGCCACGACCTGatcctctacctctacctccaTCATAAAAAGATTCCTGCATCGGTGGAGCACTGTTTGTATACATAAGTTTCCCCTGGCCATCTTGTGGAGGAACGTTTGCATACAGAAGTTTGCTCGGACCCTCTTGtgaatcttcctcttcttggatTCGTTCTTCATAGGTTTTTAGTCTTCCAACAATATCTTCAAACGTTGTTGTTTTAAGATCAATAACCTGCTCGAGTGCTGcaattatatgtatata is from Camelina sativa cultivar DH55 chromosome 20, Cs, whole genome shotgun sequence and encodes:
- the LOC104770390 gene encoding uncharacterized protein At1g15400, producing MALQRSTASFRRQGSSGLIWNDRFMSGEIRPNVERQEELSNDHRDGSMAASTPPTVQRSASDGGRGHGGARVLGEISPALDPPSPKISSVGCGFCSLFSSNGRRGRSKSR